The proteins below are encoded in one region of Peptoniphilus sp. GNH:
- a CDS encoding cell surface protein, producing MKNKKHIFTILYLIMSLVLLPLRVCGDSSVTIDIKTREDLSKEDLDGRSLCVWKLNPNVFDTSMDKTRLNELLANVSDEDLDRQLESPNYKWILYPKEGSDYKVKLNNLSPGLYYVREIGNKDRLRYPLSAIFSAEDTSLVRLKWGNRITPPPGNPPGNPPENPPRTFLLIKTDEAGLPLAGAKFTLHQENGEQIRTKNFKYDPYGDFEVFETGKDGKILISDLPAGTYFFKEIEAPFGYQIEKEDNDFIIFEEEASSLRVINKRKKGSINFLKTDETGKNPLAGAQFTITQLVDGKHIRLKDDKGKELRIVSGKDGRFFANGLKYGNYYIWETKAPEGYSLLNTGLEFKIDDESSDKVLVIKNRKTGPIPKTGDITLIILIIAGGIMIGLGRYLIKEE from the coding sequence ATGAAAAATAAAAAACATATATTTACAATTTTATATTTGATAATGAGTCTGGTCTTGCTACCTCTTAGAGTTTGTGGGGATTCCTCTGTGACTATAGATATAAAAACTAGGGAAGACCTTAGCAAAGAAGATTTGGATGGGAGAAGTCTTTGTGTTTGGAAACTAAATCCAAATGTTTTTGATACTTCTATGGATAAGACTAGACTAAATGAACTATTGGCGAATGTATCTGATGAAGATTTGGACAGACAGCTTGAAAGTCCTAACTACAAGTGGATTCTTTATCCGAAAGAGGGAAGTGATTATAAGGTAAAATTAAATAATCTTAGCCCAGGTCTTTATTATGTAAGAGAGATTGGCAACAAAGATAGGTTACGCTATCCTCTTTCGGCAATTTTTTCAGCAGAAGATACAAGTCTAGTTAGACTAAAATGGGGCAATCGAATAACTCCGCCACCAGGAAATCCACCAGGAAATCCGCCGGAAAATCCACCAAGGACTTTTTTGCTAATCAAGACGGATGAGGCAGGACTACCTCTTGCAGGAGCTAAATTTACTCTTCATCAAGAAAATGGCGAACAAATTCGGACTAAAAACTTTAAGTATGATCCATATGGAGATTTTGAAGTTTTTGAAACTGGCAAAGATGGAAAGATTTTGATTTCAGATTTGCCTGCTGGCACTTATTTTTTCAAAGAAATTGAAGCGCCTTTTGGATATCAAATAGAAAAAGAGGATAATGATTTTATTATTTTTGAAGAAGAGGCCTCTTCTCTTAGAGTAATAAATAAGCGAAAAAAAGGCTCAATAAATTTTTTAAAAACGGATGAGACTGGAAAAAATCCTCTTGCAGGAGCTCAATTTACTATAACCCAACTTGTTGATGGCAAACACATAAGGCTTAAGGATGATAAGGGAAAAGAATTGAGAATTGTGTCGGGAAAAGATGGAAGATTTTTTGCAAATGGTCTCAAATATGGAAATTATTATATTTGGGAGACCAAGGCACCTGAAGGATATAGCCTATTAAATACAGGGTTAGAGTTTAAAATTGATGATGAGTCCTCGGATAAGGTTTTGGTAATAAAGAATAGGAAGACAGGGCCAATCCCTAAAACAGGAGATATTACTCTTATTATACTTATAATAGCAGGTGGCATCATGATAGGACTTGGCAGATATCTAATCAAGGAAGAATAA